From a single Terriglobia bacterium genomic region:
- a CDS encoding NAD(P)-dependent alcohol dehydrogenase produces the protein MKAIVYYNYGSPDVLKCEEIEKPTAGDDEVLIKVRAASVNPLDWHLMRGTPYIGRLMIGLRKPKITRPGVDVAGQVEAVGRNVTQFKPGDEVFGSCRGAFAEYACTSESKLAMKPDNVTFEQAASVPVAAFTALQGLRHKGRIQPGQKVLINGAAGGVGTLAVQIAKSFGADVTGVCSTRNVDMVRSIGADWVIDYTQEDFTKSGQHYDLIFDLVANHSLLACRRVLNPKGIYIAAGVLGVSMIGLLARLITAPVLSLFVSQKFVVLMARSSKEDLTIMRELMEAGKVTPVIDRRYRLSEVPEAIRYLAEGHARGKVVITLEYNNKT, from the coding sequence ATGAAAGCAATCGTCTACTACAACTACGGTTCGCCCGATGTTCTCAAGTGTGAAGAGATTGAAAAGCCGACCGCTGGGGACGATGAAGTTTTGATAAAAGTCCGGGCGGCCTCCGTCAATCCACTTGACTGGCACCTCATGAGAGGCACGCCGTACATCGGTCGCTTAATGATCGGCCTGCGCAAACCGAAGATCACACGACCCGGCGTTGATGTGGCCGGCCAGGTTGAAGCGGTGGGCAGAAACGTAACGCAGTTCAAGCCAGGCGACGAGGTGTTCGGCTCGTGCCGTGGGGCCTTTGCCGAGTATGCGTGCACTTCCGAGTCGAAATTGGCCATGAAGCCCGATAACGTGACGTTTGAACAGGCGGCTTCTGTCCCTGTGGCAGCATTCACCGCATTGCAGGGTCTTCGCCACAAGGGACGGATTCAGCCGGGGCAGAAGGTCTTGATTAACGGTGCGGCGGGAGGCGTGGGTACGCTCGCTGTGCAGATCGCCAAGTCCTTCGGCGCAGATGTAACCGGCGTATGCAGTACGAGGAATGTGGACATGGTCCGATCCATCGGCGCGGATTGGGTCATTGATTACACCCAGGAGGATTTCACCAAAAGTGGGCAACATTACGACCTGATTTTCGACCTCGTGGCGAACCATTCGTTGTTGGCATGCAGGCGCGTCTTAAATCCCAAGGGGATATACATCGCGGCCGGAGTACTGGGCGTGTCGATGATCGGTCTTCTGGCTCGTTTGATCACAGCGCCTGTATTGTCACTTTTCGTGAGCCAGAAGTTCGTCGTGTTGATGGCGAGATCGAGCAAAGAGGACCTGACCATCATGCGCGAGCTCATGGAGGCCGGAAAAGTAACACCGGTCATCGACAGGCGTTACAGGTTGAGTGAGGTCCCTGAGGCCATCCGGTATCTGGCAGAAGGACACGCTCGAGGAAAAGTAGTAATAACTTTGGAATATAACAACAAGACCTGA
- a CDS encoding 30S ribosomal protein S1, whose amino-acid sequence MSEPESFNDVLSQFEQAHAHKPAEGRRQLEGTVIAVTGDSVLLDIGFKTEGILPLAAFQDAAETVKPGDKFPVSVTGRDPEGYYQLSRSRVERPTDWSSLQQAFTEQAAIMGTVTAVCKGGVSVDVGVRAFMPASRSGTRDAAELEKLVGQQIHCRITKLDVTDEDVVVDRRAVLQDEARASNQRRYSELKEGDLITGTVRSLTDYGAFVDIGGVDALLHVGDLAWSRVNKPADVLSVGQQIEARVLKIDPGKRRISLGLKQLQPHPWDSAAEKYKAGERVRGTVTRIVDFGAFVELEPGVEGLIHISEMSWAKRIKKASDVVKQGESVEAVILGVNLADRRISLGLKQALGDPWALAAQNYPVGSVIEGPVTNLTNFGAFVQLAEGVEGMIHVGNISAEKRIDHPHDVLRVGQTVRAQVLEFDRDKRRISLGMKQLVPTGLDEYLAEHKPGDLVSGRIMEISGSDARVELGEGIHAICRIPVAAQAEKQTEAESGEVSDQAKPDLTSLTSMLNARWKGTSAPSKAASKAEAASAGQIRSFRIAKLDPAAKKIQLELA is encoded by the coding sequence ATGTCCGAACCAGAATCTTTCAACGATGTCCTCTCGCAGTTCGAGCAGGCCCACGCCCACAAGCCCGCCGAGGGCCGCCGGCAACTGGAAGGCACCGTGATTGCCGTCACCGGTGACTCGGTACTGCTCGACATCGGATTCAAGACCGAAGGCATTCTGCCGCTGGCCGCATTCCAGGATGCCGCTGAAACCGTCAAGCCCGGCGACAAGTTCCCGGTCTCGGTCACCGGCCGCGACCCCGAGGGCTACTACCAGCTTTCCCGTTCGCGCGTGGAGCGTCCCACCGACTGGTCTTCCCTGCAGCAGGCCTTCACCGAGCAGGCGGCCATCATGGGCACGGTCACTGCTGTGTGTAAGGGCGGGGTCAGCGTGGATGTCGGCGTGCGCGCCTTCATGCCGGCCTCGCGCAGCGGCACCCGCGACGCCGCCGAGTTGGAAAAACTGGTCGGCCAGCAGATCCACTGCCGCATCACCAAGCTCGACGTCACCGACGAAGATGTGGTGGTGGACCGCCGCGCCGTCCTGCAAGACGAAGCGCGTGCTTCCAACCAGCGCCGCTACTCCGAACTCAAGGAAGGCGATCTCATTACCGGCACGGTCCGCAGCCTCACCGATTACGGCGCCTTCGTGGACATCGGCGGCGTGGACGCCTTGCTGCACGTTGGCGACCTCGCCTGGAGCCGTGTCAACAAGCCCGCCGACGTGCTCTCCGTCGGCCAGCAGATCGAAGCGCGCGTGCTGAAGATCGATCCCGGCAAGCGCCGCATTTCTCTCGGACTCAAGCAGCTGCAGCCGCATCCCTGGGATTCCGCCGCGGAAAAATACAAGGCCGGCGAGCGCGTGCGCGGCACCGTCACCCGCATCGTGGATTTCGGCGCCTTCGTGGAACTGGAGCCCGGCGTAGAGGGGTTGATTCACATCTCCGAAATGTCGTGGGCAAAAAGAATCAAGAAAGCCAGCGACGTGGTCAAGCAGGGCGAATCCGTGGAAGCCGTCATCCTCGGCGTCAACCTTGCTGACCGTCGTATCTCGCTCGGCCTGAAGCAGGCGCTGGGCGATCCCTGGGCGCTGGCGGCGCAGAATTATCCTGTCGGGTCGGTGATCGAAGGCCCGGTCACCAACCTCACCAACTTCGGCGCTTTTGTGCAGCTTGCCGAAGGGGTAGAGGGCATGATCCACGTCGGCAACATCAGCGCCGAAAAACGCATTGACCATCCCCACGACGTGCTGCGCGTCGGTCAGACGGTCCGCGCGCAGGTGCTGGAATTCGATCGCGACAAGCGCCGCATCTCGCTCGGCATGAAACAACTCGTCCCCACCGGCCTCGACGAATACCTCGCCGAGCACAAGCCCGGTGACCTGGTCAGCGGCCGCATCATGGAGATTTCCGGATCCGACGCGCGCGTCGAACTCGGCGAAGGCATCCATGCCATTTGCCGCATCCCCGTCGCCGCGCAGGCGGAGAAGCAAACGGAAGCAGAGAGCGGAGAGGTTTCAGATCAGGCCAAGCCGGACCTGACCTCGCTCACTTCCATGCTGAACGCGCGCTGGAAAGGCACTTCGGCTCCGAGTAAGGCTGCGTCCAAAGCGGAAGCCGCCAGCGCCGGGCAGATTCGCAGCTTCCGCATCGCCAAGCTCGACCCCGCCGCCAAGAAAATTCAACTGGAATTGGCCTGA